One Candidatus Leptovillus gracilis DNA segment encodes these proteins:
- a CDS encoding DUF2442 domain-containing protein yields the protein MNTLVAELQVKASNVSISEDFLTVDLVDGRSLSIPLIWYPRLWHGTAQERQNWEWIGDGVGIHWPLLDEDISIEGLLLGRRSGESQRSLQRWLDKLVKRPAGYYYCFFWLIDKR from the coding sequence ATGAATACTTTAGTGGCTGAACTACAAGTAAAAGCCTCCAATGTGTCAATCAGCGAAGATTTTTTGACGGTTGATTTGGTGGACGGCCGTTCCCTTTCCATTCCTCTCATCTGGTATCCGCGTTTGTGGCACGGCACGGCTCAAGAACGGCAAAACTGGGAATGGATCGGTGATGGGGTCGGCATTCATTGGCCGCTTCTGGATGAGGACATCAGCATTGAAGGGCTGCTTTTGGGGCGGCGTTCTGGGGAAAGCCAGCGGTCTTTACAGCGCTGGTTAGATAAGCTTGTTAAAAGACCCGCTGGCTATTATTATTGCTTTTTTTGGTTAATAGATAAGCGGTAA